Part of the Catalinimonas alkaloidigena genome is shown below.
GCGCATAGCCTTCTGGTACATGAGTAGTTTTAAAAAGTGTACCTTAAACCGAGTTGTGCGCTCCATCGCGCACTGTAAATGCCAGATTGTACTACACTGTAAGGCTCTCCCGGATCATCAAAAATGAAAGCGGGTTCATTCGTTACACTGCCATTCTCTACCAGAAAGCCAACATGCTCAATGAGCGGGAAAGCTTCATCACCTACAAAGTAACGGCGCCCCCAATCCTTGTTAAGCATATTTGTAAAATTAAAAATATCCAGAGAAACCTGTAGCGCATGTCTTTGCCCACCCGAAGTATTGATAAAAAATTCCTGAGCTATTTTGAGGTCAAGAATATTCTCAAAAGGTGTACGTGAAGCATTACGCTCCACATACTGACCTCGCCTGCTGCTCAGGTATTCATCATTTTCAATAAATGCATCCAATGATGCCCATTGCTCGTCAGCTGACTTCACAATATTGCCATTTATATCTAGCTGATTGGCCAGTAATATCTCGTCCTGATTTTCTGGTACATATATAGGTATATTGCTGGTACTGTTGGTAGACTGAGAAGTCAGGTTATCATTGTCATTGTATACATAGGTGAACGGCTGACCAGACTGACCACTATAAAAGAGTGAGATAGAGGTAGCAAAATTATCAAAATACTCCTTGCGGTAATTGAGGAAAGTGGTAATCCTGGAACCAGCGCTGTAAGAAGATATAGAAAGAGGAGAGTTGTTCTTACCTTCTACACTGATAATGTTGTCCCAGTTATTGTAGTTAATAAAGCCGGTACCATCCTGTATAGATTCTGCTTTGGTATAGGAATAGGCAATTCCACCACTGAAGCCATTGCTGAACCTTTTATTCAATTGTCCGGTGATATTCCAGCTGTAACCCAGATTGGTATTTTCAACCAGTGTGATGTTGGTGTAAGTAGGGTCTATCGGATTGTCCTTATTAAAAACAGGTCGTGTATCCGCTCCTTCCAGATTGTCTTCTGATGGCCTAAGGTTCAGGCTCGTTACATTGTAGTTGTTGAGTGTTTTGGTATACAGAAACTCCAGTGTACCCACCAATCCCCCGGGTAGCTGCTGGTCTACCGCCATGCTGGTACGGAAAACCTGAGGGTATTTGAAGTCTTCCACAAAAAGGTCTACATCTCCGGAAGGGCTTGTTGAGTTAAACAGGTTTGTACGCCAGTCATCAGGGTTACTATATACCGGAATTCCATCAGGAGTGATAAAGCGCGCATTGAAATAAACACTACTGTTTAATCCATTACGGATGTACATACCTCCTGGCCATACCCAGGGAACCCGGCTGGTAAAAATGCCTATACCTCCCCTGACTTGTGTTCTCTTGTCACCGTTTACATCCCAGTTGACCCCTATTCTAGGACTCAACAGGACTTGTGTATTAGGCGTATTGCTGGCTCTCGCACCTTGCAGGTCATAAAATTCTTCAAGAAGTGGGACAGTAGTATTGTTAAATTCAGTATTTTCCAATGGCGGGTCTTCCAGGAAGATAGGAATATCAGCCCTGAGACCGATGGTTAGCTTCAGCTTACGAGTGGCCTGATATTCATCCTGCACATAAAATGCCATCTGCAATGCGTTAAAAGTAGGGCCAAGGTTAGTAGCCTCATCCCCTAAACGAATTTCAGACTGACCATCAGCCAGCTGCTCGTGGCCAAAAAGTACCTGATCCGCATTTTCGCCCGCGAGAAAACGCTCATAGCCCGAAAGTTCACCTTGTGAAAAATAGTTGTATTGGGGCGTAGAGAATATAGAAAAGAGGTTCTGAACTTTGAAGAATTCATTGTGTGTCCCAAGCGTAAATGTGTGCTT
Proteins encoded:
- a CDS encoding TonB-dependent receptor, translated to MRKTLLFFCSLAMCSFGIYSSTLAQGTTTSRMTGLVTSSGEALPGATVVAVHVPTGAEYGTVTNTEGRFTLNNLNVGGPYSITTNYVGYQPSTTDNIYLTLGQTLNLEIALEESSTELEEIVVNANGVFDGNRTGSETNIDEEAISNMPTVERGLNDYTRLTPQALVGNSAATNSGGISFAGINNRFNAIFIDGAVNNDVFGLANSGTNGGQAGISPISPDALEQIQVVLAPYDVTLGGFAGGGINAVTRSGTNTFEGSAYYFLRNENLTGKTPTDNAEIERVKLAPFSVQTYGARLGGPIIKNKLFFFANVEIERREEPRPFFPEDYLGNATVSDLEAIQNRLINTYGYDPGGFLNNAQTTDGEKVLLKLDWNVNRDHKLSVRHSYVKGLTNIFPRPSNVSVPFANRGYIFPSTTNSFAAELKSNFGQSASNNLIFGYTRVRDDRDIAGAPFPSIIMQDANAQIEVGTDNFSYSNIVFQDVFTLTDNFNLYKGKHTFTLGTHNEFFKVQNLFSIFSTPQYNYFSQGELSGYERFLAGENADQVLFGHEQLADGQSEIRLGDEATNLGPTFNALQMAFYVQDEYQATRKLKLTIGLRADIPIFLEDPPLENTEFNNTTVPLLEEFYDLQGARASNTPNTQVLLSPRIGVNWDVNGDKRTQVRGGIGIFTSRVPWVWPGGMYIRNGLNSSVYFNARFITPDGIPVYSNPDDWRTNLFNSTSPSGDVDLFVEDFKYPQVFRTSMAVDQQLPGGLVGTLEFLYTKTLNNYNVTSLNLRPSEDNLEGADTRPVFNKDNPIDPTYTNITLVENTNLGYSWNITGQLNKRFSNGFSGGIAYSYTKAESIQDGTGFINYNNWDNIISVEGKNNSPLSISSYSAGSRITTFLNYRKEYFDNFATSISLFYSGQSGQPFTYVYNDNDNLTSQSTNSTSNIPIYVPENQDEILLANQLDINGNIVKSADEQWASLDAFIENDEYLSSRRGQYVERNASRTPFENILDLKIAQEFFINTSGGQRHALQVSLDIFNFTNMLNKDWGRRYFVGDEAFPLIEHVGFLVENGSVTNEPAFIFDDPGEPYSVVQSGIYSARWSAQLGLRYTF